The following proteins come from a genomic window of Solidesulfovibrio sp.:
- a CDS encoding 4Fe-4S binding protein gives MSVSQLIEEAYTGLKSLVIGLGVTGKALTQPGVTVLYPMEEVARDNLASFRGHVELVGKDEDPAVPKCVACGACVKACPSDCITILCPIPAKEGEAGGEVKMGPAPQKGSKTPGAVYVDFSLCSLCGQCAKTCPVDSLKFSDNPYMVRFDRKEFRIDLLARLKRLAGEGLE, from the coding sequence ATGTCTGTTTCGCAGCTTATCGAGGAAGCCTACACGGGGCTCAAAAGCCTGGTCATCGGCCTTGGCGTGACGGGCAAGGCGCTCACCCAGCCGGGGGTGACCGTCCTGTATCCCATGGAAGAGGTGGCCCGGGACAACCTGGCGTCCTTCCGGGGCCATGTGGAGCTGGTCGGCAAGGACGAGGACCCGGCCGTGCCGAAGTGCGTGGCCTGCGGGGCGTGCGTGAAAGCCTGCCCGTCGGACTGCATCACCATCCTGTGTCCCATCCCGGCCAAGGAAGGCGAGGCGGGGGGCGAGGTGAAGATGGGCCCGGCGCCGCAAAAGGGCAGCAAGACGCCGGGCGCGGTCTACGTGGATTTCTCCCTGTGCAGCCTGTGCGGCCAATGCGCCAAGACCTGCCCGGTGGATTCGCTCAAGTTTTCGGACAACCCGTACATGGTGCGCTTCGACCGAAAGGAATTCAGGATCGATTTGCTGGCGCGGCTCAAGCGGCTGGCCGGCGAGGGGCTGGAGTAG
- the nuoH gene encoding NADH-quinone oxidoreductase subunit NuoH: MNLETLLSLEYPLTRLVIGLLCIFAFVGLNGLVLVWVERKVAGHCQLRPGPLHVGPHGLLQPLVDAVKLIGKQLVAPSGSDKILYWAAPLLAFAPATVCFLPLPFDPRLAPIPMNLGLVLILAFSGLGVLSLILAGWGSNNKWGLLGAARSVAQSVAYEVPLLLSVMAVAITAGSLDLYQISAQQGAWPWQWYGVKNPLAFFIFLVCAVAETNRAPFDLPEAESELTAGFHTEYSGMGFGLFFLAEYANMIIVSGVAAALFLGGWQGPFLPGVLWFLVKIYCILFFIIWLRWTYPRVRFDQLLNLSWKWLTPLALIDLALAVIVAGFGG; encoded by the coding sequence ATGAACCTCGAAACGCTGTTGAGCCTGGAGTATCCCCTCACGCGCCTGGTGATCGGGCTGTTGTGCATCTTCGCCTTCGTCGGCTTGAACGGGCTCGTGCTCGTGTGGGTCGAGCGCAAGGTGGCCGGGCATTGCCAACTGCGCCCGGGACCCTTGCACGTCGGCCCCCATGGCCTGCTCCAACCCCTGGTCGACGCGGTCAAGCTGATCGGCAAGCAACTCGTGGCCCCCTCCGGCAGCGACAAGATCCTTTACTGGGCCGCGCCGCTGCTGGCCTTCGCCCCGGCCACGGTCTGCTTCCTGCCCTTGCCCTTCGACCCGCGCCTCGCCCCCATCCCCATGAACCTGGGGTTGGTGCTCATCCTGGCCTTTTCGGGCCTGGGCGTGCTGTCGCTGATCCTGGCCGGCTGGGGCTCCAACAACAAATGGGGCCTGCTTGGCGCCGCGCGCTCCGTGGCCCAGTCCGTGGCCTACGAAGTGCCGCTGCTCCTCTCCGTCATGGCCGTGGCCATCACGGCCGGCTCGCTCGACCTGTACCAGATCTCGGCCCAGCAGGGCGCCTGGCCGTGGCAGTGGTACGGCGTGAAAAACCCGCTGGCCTTTTTCATCTTCCTGGTGTGCGCCGTGGCCGAGACCAACCGCGCTCCCTTCGACCTGCCCGAGGCGGAATCCGAGCTCACGGCCGGGTTCCACACCGAGTATTCGGGCATGGGCTTCGGCCTGTTTTTCCTGGCCGAATACGCCAACATGATCATCGTTTCGGGCGTGGCCGCCGCGCTGTTCCTGGGCGGCTGGCAGGGGCCGTTTCTGCCGGGCGTATTGTGGTTTCTGGTCAAGATCTACTGCATCCTGTTCTTCATCATCTGGCTGCGCTGGACCTATCCGCGCGTGCGCTTCGACCAGCTGCTGAACCTCAGCTGGAAGTGGCTGACCCCGCTGGCGCTCATCGACTTGGCCCTGGCCGTGATCGTGGCCGGATTTGGAGGCTGA